The sequence below is a genomic window from Armatimonadota bacterium.
TCGCCGCGCTTGCGTTAGCCGGCTACGGAGGCTACCGCTGGGTCGAATATCAGCGCATCGCAAAAATTAAGAAAGAAGCGGACGCCTATGACCGCGATTTCCTACAGGGAAGAGTCGAACCGCTGCCCGGCCCTTACTTAGAAATAGGCAACATCTTCGAGCTTCAATTTCAAGTGATGGAATTGCCGGGCAAGATCGTCCGACTGCTTCCAAACGGAAGCATGTTGACTCAAGACGATCGGACATGGACTGTGCTCGACCGCGACGGCCACATTCAACAGTCGATCACTGCGGAAAAGGTTTTCTTGACCAGCGATGGAAAGACATACTCCTTCACCCAGGGTTCTCCAAGCAGCCAGGCGATAACAATGACGAAGCCGGACGGAGTCAAGCAGAGCATAGACGATAGCACGAAGGCGTGGAATTACGCCACTTCACCGGGATATCACATTGGCGAGCACGGATTCTATTTGGGCGGTATCGACTCCCCGGGCCAAATCGTTTTCGACGACTTCGATCTGAAACCCCACTCGGCCGCCGGATCAAAGAATCTTCGATTTCAGTTCTGCGGGTCGAGCGAAGAACTGGGCGATGTCGGCATTGGTCAGCCGACTAGCCCCTACGAAAAGAAATACCTAGTTTTCTTCAAGGGTCAGGACTTGAGCATTGAAGACACCCATTTGCCCACCGGATTTCTGGATGTGGTCGTTTCTGGCTCGACCATCGCCATCAACTGTGGCCGGGCATTCCAGGAACGAATCCCCTATCAAAGAACTGCCGCAGGTCAATACCTCCGCCTCGCGGTTCCCACCGGGGCCGTTACCGCATCTGTAACCGCCATCAATTCTAAAGGAATACACATCTTGAACTCTTGGAGCCCGTCGCCAGTCGAAGCGCGTAAACCAGGACAGTTGATGCCATATTGGTCGTATCTATACTACGTGGTCGGAAATCGATGCTACGATCTCCGAGAAATCTACACAACTCTCTTTGGCTCATTGCCCTCGCTGGATCGGGTAATTGAAACCGACAAGATCGACGAACAAGGCGACATCGTCGCCACCACCGACCGCGGAACATTCCTCCTAAAACCCATTCCCCACGTCGACCCGTAGCGATTTTCCCGTCCCCCACACCGTCTTTCCCGTCAACCTTCATTCAAAATGAACACATATGCCTTTCGAGTACGAACCGACGCTACAGCTTGGCCCCGACACCACCGAATACCGCTCCCTCGGTAAGGACGGCGTCTCCACCGTCCAGCTAAACGGCCGCGAGTACCTGCAGATCGATCGAAGCGTCCTCAAAAAGCTCGCCAAAGAGGCCTTCGCCGAAATCAACTTCTTCTTCCGCCGAAAGCACCTCCAACAGCTTCGTAGCGAACTCGACGACCCCGAAGCCAGCGACAACGATAAGTTCGTCATCTACACCCACCTCCAAAACGCCGTCGTCGCTTCCAAAGGCCTGCTTCCCACCTGTCAAGACACTGGCACCGCGATAGCCTTCGGCAAAAAGGGCCAGTTCGTCCTCACCGACTACGACGAGGAAGAAGCCATCAGCGAAGGCATCTACGAGACCTACCAAGAAAAGAACCTTCGCTACAGCCAGCTCGCCCCCACCGAGATGTTCAGCGAGGTCAACACGCGCAACAACCTCCCCGCCCAAATCGACATCATGGCGACCAAAGGCGATGAGTACAACCTCCTCTTCGTCGCCAAAGGCGGCGGAAGCGCCAACAAAATGTTTCTCTACCAGGCCACGCCCGCCGTTCTCAACGAGAAGGACATGGCCGAATTCATCCGCTCCAAGCTCAAAGAGATCGGCACCAGTGCCTGCCCGCCGTACCACCTCTGCGTCGTCATCGGCGGCACCAGCATCGAGAGCGCAACCAAAAATCTCAAGCTTCTCACCACCGGCTACCTCGACCACGTTCCGACGACCGGGAGCGACAAGGGCCGCGCCTTCCGCGATCCCGAATGGGAAGCCAAAATTCTCAAGATCGCCCAAGACTGCCACATTGGCGCCCAGTTCGGGGGCAAGTACTTCGCCCACGACGTCAAAGTCCTCCGTCTTCCCCGCCACGCCGCCTCCATGCCCATCGCCATCGGTGTCAGTTGCTCCGCTGACCGCCAGATCAAGGCCAAGATCACCAAAGAAGGTGTCTTCATCGAACAGCTTGAACACAACCCGGCCCAATTCCTTCCCGAAGAGCAACCCAAGCTGGCCCCGCCGGTGCCCATCGACCTCACGATGGGCATGGAAAAGATTCGCGAACTCCTCTCCCAATTCCCCGTCAAGACTCGCGTCAGCCTCACCGGACCGATGATCGTCGCCCGCGACAGCGCCCACGCCCGCGTCCGCAAGATGATGGAGGATGGCCAGCCGATGCCCCAATACTTCAAGGACTACCCGGTCTACTATGCCGGCCCTGCCAAAACCCCGGAAGGAATGGCCACCGGCTCGTTCGGCCCCACCACCGCCGGGCGAATGGACGCCTTCGTTGACCTTTTTCAGCAAAATGGTGGCTCGATGGTCATGCTCGCCAAAGGCAACCGCAGCCCCGGCGTCACCGCCGCCTGCAAAAAGAACGGGGGCTTCTACCTCGGTAGCATCGGTGGCCCCGCCGCCATCCTTGCCCAAAGCAACATCAAGAGCGTCAAAGTCATCGACTTCGAAGACCTCGGCATGGAGGCCATCCGCATGATCGAGGTCGAAAACTTC
It includes:
- a CDS encoding fumarate hydratase (catalyzes the formation of malate from fumerate) translates to MPFEYEPTLQLGPDTTEYRSLGKDGVSTVQLNGREYLQIDRSVLKKLAKEAFAEINFFFRRKHLQQLRSELDDPEASDNDKFVIYTHLQNAVVASKGLLPTCQDTGTAIAFGKKGQFVLTDYDEEEAISEGIYETYQEKNLRYSQLAPTEMFSEVNTRNNLPAQIDIMATKGDEYNLLFVAKGGGSANKMFLYQATPAVLNEKDMAEFIRSKLKEIGTSACPPYHLCVVIGGTSIESATKNLKLLTTGYLDHVPTTGSDKGRAFRDPEWEAKILKIAQDCHIGAQFGGKYFAHDVKVLRLPRHAASMPIAIGVSCSADRQIKAKITKEGVFIEQLEHNPAQFLPEEQPKLAPPVPIDLTMGMEKIRELLSQFPVKTRVSLTGPMIVARDSAHARVRKMMEDGQPMPQYFKDYPVYYAGPAKTPEGMATGSFGPTTAGRMDAFVDLFQQNGGSMVMLAKGNRSPGVTAACKKNGGFYLGSIGGPAAILAQSNIKSVKVIDFEDLGMEAIRMIEVENFPAFIVVDDKGNDFFEQV